A portion of the Calothrix sp. 336/3 genome contains these proteins:
- a CDS encoding HlyD family efflux transporter periplasmic adaptor subunit gives MRYSLSANAAQARQTKQKFARPDEQLSYELGKAVQELPPLYTRLLAGTISALVFGAIAWAYFSEIEEVATAGGELIPTSQVRPVTALGNGTILKVLAKEGDRVKKGQIIVERDPELQQTDVARLTKSSKLIQEDIRRLDAERTGATSAGTELQDELLNARLQDYRSKQAAAEAEANRQAALINQAKVRLTRLQENLANAKISFTNAQANLANSQNLQGKYEKNLAIAQSRETALRSLQGSGAVPRVDYLEAQDRLNRANAELTRAKDDIVNSQNKITEAQDKVTSYEKDIAAQIQEIRQAQAAYLSAKNQAERILSERRSDIITQMNKRKEDLTTIQGQLEQAQKQRQLETIEAPVAGTIYRVKATKGPIQAGEELLSILPDGEELMLEVKVLNRDIGFIREGMRTKVKMATFPFQEFGTIEGEVVQVSPNAITDKELGLVFPTRIKLKKHSVVVRGKEVQFTPGMVANGEIVTRKKSVLTFIMEPVTRRFSEALSVR, from the coding sequence ATGAGATATTCCTTATCAGCAAATGCAGCTCAGGCTCGGCAGACAAAACAAAAATTTGCCCGCCCAGATGAGCAATTATCCTATGAATTAGGGAAAGCAGTTCAGGAGTTACCACCTTTATATACAAGATTATTAGCAGGCACTATCAGCGCCTTGGTATTTGGGGCGATCGCCTGGGCATATTTTTCAGAAATAGAGGAAGTCGCCACTGCTGGCGGTGAATTGATTCCCACTTCCCAGGTACGTCCAGTCACTGCCCTCGGAAATGGCACAATTTTAAAGGTACTGGCGAAGGAAGGCGATCGCGTCAAAAAGGGGCAAATCATCGTCGAACGAGATCCCGAATTACAACAAACCGATGTTGCTCGGTTAACTAAATCCAGCAAATTAATTCAAGAAGATATTCGCCGTTTAGATGCGGAGCGCACAGGAGCAACCAGCGCCGGTACGGAACTTCAAGATGAATTATTAAATGCCCGCTTACAGGATTACCGCAGCAAACAAGCAGCAGCAGAAGCAGAGGCAAACCGCCAAGCAGCACTGATTAATCAAGCTAAAGTCCGTTTAACCCGTCTGCAAGAAAACTTGGCAAACGCCAAAATTAGCTTCACCAACGCCCAAGCTAACTTAGCAAATTCCCAAAATCTCCAGGGAAAATATGAGAAAAACTTGGCGATCGCCCAAAGTCGAGAAACTGCTCTACGCTCTCTCCAAGGTTCCGGTGCCGTTCCCCGTGTAGACTATCTGGAAGCCCAGGATAGACTCAACCGCGCCAATGCAGAACTCACCAGAGCCAAAGATGATATTGTGAATTCTCAGAACAAAATCACCGAAGCTCAGGATAAAGTCACATCCTACGAAAAGGATATCGCAGCCCAAATCCAAGAAATTCGCCAAGCCCAAGCAGCATACCTCTCCGCCAAAAACCAAGCCGAACGCATTCTCTCGGAACGTCGCAGCGACATTATCACCCAGATGAATAAGCGTAAGGAAGACTTGACAACCATTCAAGGGCAACTCGAACAAGCGCAAAAACAACGGCAATTAGAAACCATCGAAGCCCCAGTAGCTGGGACAATTTACCGAGTTAAAGCCACAAAAGGACCAATTCAAGCCGGGGAAGAACTATTATCAATCTTGCCTGATGGCGAAGAACTCATGCTAGAAGTCAAAGTCCTTAACCGTGACATTGGGTTCATCCGTGAGGGCATGAGAACTAAAGTCAAAATGGCAACATTTCCTTTTCAGGAGTTTGGCACAATTGAGGGTGAAGTGGTGCAGGTAAGTCCCAACGCTATTACTGACAAAGAGTTAGGTTTGGTTTTCCCCACCCGGATTAAGCTCAAGAAGCATTCCGTAGTTGTACGAGGTAAGGAAGTGCAATTTACACCAGGCATGGTCGCCAATGGGGAAATTGTGACTCGCAAGAAGTCGGTATTGACATTTATCATGGAACCTGTGACTCGACGCTTTAGCGAAGCTTTATCCGTAAGGTAG
- a CDS encoding pentapeptide repeat-containing protein, giving the protein MKQTILAIAHLSSLSLVTILTWYRPAIAANPEHLRQLLATKQCENCDLSGAGLVISNLAGANLRGANLTGANLSRANLSAADLTGADLSGASLFGANLTGAKLPGAIVMGTDLRNSYLGNADLTGVNLSTANLQGAVGIPLQLANYEQFYAWGVTAAERGIHQQAIDYFNQAIAIKPDYAGAYLARGVTRYQILDRQGAIKDAQIAEKLFTSQNNQNGLVTAQAFLKELQTPYTEKLDTGKPSFLNFVGSLGSLLLQFLPF; this is encoded by the coding sequence ATGAAGCAAACAATTTTAGCGATCGCTCACCTTTCCAGTCTAAGCTTAGTAACAATTTTAACGTGGTATCGTCCTGCGATCGCCGCGAATCCGGAACATCTAAGACAATTACTTGCCACGAAGCAATGTGAGAATTGTGACTTGAGCGGTGCGGGTTTAGTAATTAGTAATTTGGCAGGAGCTAATTTGCGGGGGGCAAATCTGACGGGGGCAAATCTCAGTAGAGCAAATCTCAGTGCAGCAGATTTAACCGGTGCAGATTTAAGTGGAGCGAGTTTGTTTGGTGCAAACCTCACAGGAGCCAAACTTCCAGGAGCGATTGTCATGGGTACAGATTTACGTAACAGCTACCTAGGAAATGCTGATTTGACAGGGGTAAATCTCAGCACTGCCAATTTACAGGGTGCAGTGGGTATTCCCTTGCAACTTGCCAACTATGAACAATTTTATGCTTGGGGTGTAACTGCGGCAGAAAGGGGAATTCATCAACAAGCGATTGACTACTTTAATCAGGCGATCGCCATTAAACCAGATTATGCCGGCGCATACTTAGCCCGTGGTGTAACTCGCTACCAAATCCTAGACAGACAGGGAGCCATTAAAGATGCGCAAATTGCAGAAAAATTATTTACCAGTCAAAACAATCAAAATGGATTAGTCACTGCTCAAGCTTTTCTCAAGGAGTTACAAACACCCTATACAGAAAAACTGGATACGGGAAAACCTTCTTTCCTCAATTTCGTTGGCAGTTTAGGTTCCTTACTCCTACAATTTTTACCCTTTTAG
- the ilvD gene encoding dihydroxy-acid dehydratase — MSENFRSKSITQGVQRSPNRAMLRATGFGDDDFNKAIVGVANAYSTITPCNMGLNSLAERAELGIRHGGGMPQVFGTITVSDGISMGTEGMKYSLVSREVIADSIETACNGESMDGVLTIGGCDKNMPGSMIAIARMNIPAIFVYGGTIKPGSYRECDLTVVSAFEAVGAYKAGKMDDNELLEIERRACPGAGSCGGMYTANTMSSAFEAMGMSLPYSSTMAAEDAEKAESAEKSGKVLVEAIRKQLLPRDIITRKSIENAISVIMAVGGSTNAVLHFLAIARAAGVELCLDDFETIRARVPVLCDLKPSGRYVATDLHRAGGVPLVMKMLLDHGLLHGDCLTITGQTIAEVLADVPSEPSPDQDVIRPWNNPMYAQGHLAILKGNLAEEGAVAKITGVKLPKITGPARVFESEEESLDAILAGKIQPGDVLVIRYEGPKGGPGMREMLAPTSAIIGAGLGDSVGLITDGRFSGGTYGMVVGHVAPEAAVGGAIALVEEGDSITIDAPGRLLQLNISEEELAQRRAKWQPRPPRYSKGVLAKYAKLVSSSSLGAVTDLDLFS, encoded by the coding sequence ATGTCAGAGAATTTCCGCAGTAAATCGATTACCCAAGGGGTACAGCGATCGCCTAACCGTGCCATGTTACGTGCTACGGGTTTTGGAGATGATGATTTTAATAAAGCCATTGTGGGTGTGGCTAATGCTTACAGCACTATAACTCCCTGTAATATGGGGTTAAACTCCTTGGCAGAACGGGCAGAATTGGGTATTCGCCATGGTGGGGGAATGCCTCAGGTATTTGGCACAATTACTGTCAGTGATGGGATTTCCATGGGTACTGAGGGGATGAAATATTCCCTCGTTTCCAGGGAAGTCATTGCCGATTCCATCGAAACCGCTTGTAATGGCGAAAGTATGGATGGAGTCTTAACCATCGGCGGCTGTGATAAAAATATGCCAGGTTCGATGATTGCGATCGCTCGGATGAATATCCCAGCGATTTTTGTCTATGGCGGTACAATCAAGCCTGGTAGCTACCGAGAATGTGATTTAACCGTTGTCAGCGCTTTTGAAGCGGTGGGTGCTTACAAAGCCGGCAAAATGGATGACAATGAACTTTTAGAAATTGAGCGTCGCGCTTGCCCTGGGGCAGGTTCCTGTGGGGGAATGTATACAGCAAATACCATGTCTTCAGCCTTTGAAGCTATGGGGATGAGTTTACCCTATTCTTCTACAATGGCGGCTGAGGATGCCGAAAAAGCCGAGAGCGCTGAAAAATCCGGTAAAGTTTTGGTGGAAGCCATTCGCAAACAACTTTTACCCCGCGATATCATCACCCGCAAATCCATTGAAAACGCCATTTCAGTAATTATGGCAGTGGGTGGCTCAACCAACGCGGTTTTACATTTCCTGGCGATCGCCCGCGCCGCAGGTGTGGAATTATGTCTAGATGACTTTGAAACTATCCGTGCCCGTGTGCCAGTATTGTGTGATTTGAAGCCTAGTGGTCGCTATGTAGCTACGGATTTACACCGAGCCGGAGGTGTACCCTTAGTCATGAAAATGTTACTAGACCATGGTTTATTACACGGTGACTGCCTCACCATCACAGGACAAACCATTGCTGAGGTTCTTGCAGATGTGCCCTCAGAGCCATCACCCGACCAAGATGTGATTCGTCCTTGGAATAATCCCATGTATGCCCAGGGACACCTGGCAATCCTCAAGGGCAACTTGGCGGAGGAAGGCGCAGTAGCAAAAATTACAGGTGTAAAACTGCCGAAAATTACTGGACCGGCACGGGTATTTGAATCAGAAGAAGAAAGCTTAGATGCGATTCTGGCGGGTAAAATCCAGCCCGGAGACGTGTTAGTCATTCGTTACGAGGGACCCAAGGGCGGTCCAGGAATGCGGGAAATGCTAGCTCCCACCTCCGCAATTATCGGGGCAGGATTGGGCGACTCGGTAGGATTAATTACCGATGGTCGTTTTTCCGGGGGAACCTACGGTATGGTGGTGGGACACGTTGCTCCCGAAGCCGCAGTAGGAGGGGCGATCGCTCTAGTAGAGGAAGGAGATAGTATTACGATTGATGCTCCTGGGCGGTTGCTCCAACTGAATATCTCCGAGGAGGAACTTGCCCAACGTCGTGCTAAGTGGCAACCCCGTCCCCCCCGTTATAGTAAGGGTGTGTTAGCAAAGTATGCCAAGCTGGTTTCTTCCAGCAGTTTGGGTGCGGTAACTGATTTGGATTTGTTTAGTTAG
- a CDS encoding pentapeptide repeat-containing protein — protein sequence MEAKELLKRYQSGERNFKGAKLIGLCLHGVDLSGANFQGASLSEADLSRANLEGVNLQEASLVRANLTGANLQDAVLNGANLFEAKLTGAKLDSAKLKMADLIDADFTAASLQQANLYGAYMTGTLLQGAIMPDGGIHE from the coding sequence ATGGAAGCAAAGGAATTGTTAAAGCGATATCAATCAGGAGAGAGAAACTTTAAAGGCGCAAAACTGATTGGTTTATGTTTACATGGAGTTGACTTAAGTGGCGCAAACTTTCAGGGAGCTTCCCTGAGTGAGGCTGATTTGAGTAGAGCGAATCTTGAAGGTGTGAACCTACAGGAAGCATCCCTAGTCAGAGCCAATCTCACCGGAGCCAATTTGCAGGATGCAGTATTGAATGGGGCAAATTTGTTTGAAGCCAAGCTGACAGGGGCTAAACTCGATAGTGCCAAGCTGAAAATGGCAGATTTAATCGACGCTGATTTTACTGCCGCCAGCCTACAGCAGGCAAATTTGTATGGAGCCTATATGACTGGTACCTTGCTCCAAGGGGCAATTATGCCAGATGGAGGCATTCACGAATAG
- the hemC gene encoding hydroxymethylbilane synthase has product MTSVVSPPRTIRIGSRKSQLALVQTYWVKAELEKSFPDINFEVHTMSTQGDKILDVALAKIGDKGLFTKELEVGMINREIDFAVHSLKDLPTRLPEGLALAAITERENPADALVVHEKHQDKQLDTLPAGAVIGTSSLRRLAQLRNKYPHFTFKDVRGNLNTRLAKLDAGEYDALILAAAGLQRLGMGDRVHQVIPKEVSLHAVGQGALGIECRADDVDLISLLKAIEHPPTRDRCLAERAFLRDLEGGCQVPIGVNTEIDGENLALTGVVASIDGTQLVKDTVTGKAAEAEKIGTELAQLLRQQGAQPILEEIFAEIQRGLK; this is encoded by the coding sequence ATGACATCTGTTGTTTCTCCACCTCGTACAATTCGCATTGGTTCGCGTAAAAGTCAACTTGCTCTGGTTCAGACTTATTGGGTGAAAGCAGAACTTGAGAAAAGTTTCCCCGATATCAATTTTGAAGTCCATACCATGTCTACCCAAGGGGATAAAATCCTGGATGTGGCACTTGCCAAGATAGGTGACAAGGGATTGTTTACTAAGGAATTGGAAGTGGGAATGATTAACCGGGAAATCGATTTCGCGGTACATTCCTTAAAGGATTTGCCGACTCGCTTACCGGAAGGTTTAGCCTTAGCTGCCATTACCGAACGGGAAAATCCCGCCGATGCTTTAGTAGTTCATGAAAAACATCAAGACAAGCAGCTCGATACCCTTCCTGCTGGTGCTGTGATTGGTACTTCCTCTCTGCGACGGTTAGCGCAATTACGCAACAAATATCCCCACTTTACCTTTAAAGATGTGCGGGGGAATTTAAATACTCGCTTGGCAAAATTGGATGCTGGGGAATATGATGCGCTGATTCTCGCTGCTGCTGGGTTACAACGCTTGGGAATGGGCGATCGCGTCCATCAAGTCATCCCCAAGGAAGTCTCTCTCCATGCTGTCGGACAAGGCGCTCTTGGCATCGAATGTCGTGCCGATGATGTAGACTTAATCTCCCTCCTGAAAGCTATTGAACACCCTCCTACCCGCGATCGCTGTCTGGCAGAACGGGCATTTCTGCGTGACTTAGAAGGTGGTTGTCAAGTGCCTATCGGTGTAAATACTGAGATTGATGGTGAGAATTTAGCCTTGACTGGGGTTGTTGCCAGTATTGACGGCACTCAATTAGTGAAAGATACTGTTACAGGCAAAGCCGCAGAAGCAGAAAAAATCGGCACAGAACTTGCCCAGCTTTTACGGCAACAGGGAGCGCAACCCATCCTAGAGGAAATCTTCGCCGAAATTCAACGCGGTTTGAAGTAA
- the psaK gene encoding photosystem I reaction center subunit PsaK encodes MLTTSLLAATAATTPLQWSPTVGIIMIICNIVAIAYGKNTIQQPSSEPALPSSQFFGGFGAPALLATTAFGHILGVGVILGLHYVGRI; translated from the coding sequence GTGTTGACAACCTCCTTACTCGCAGCCACAGCCGCAACAACACCCCTACAGTGGAGTCCAACAGTAGGGATTATTATGATCATCTGCAATATTGTGGCGATCGCCTACGGCAAAAATACTATCCAGCAGCCCAGCTCTGAGCCCGCCCTACCATCATCACAATTCTTCGGTGGTTTTGGTGCGCCAGCTTTACTTGCTACCACTGCTTTTGGTCATATCCTCGGTGTAGGCGTAATTCTTGGTCTACACTACGTTGGAAGAATTTAG
- a CDS encoding DUF433 domain-containing protein, whose amino-acid sequence MQLEDYFNFLAPDDIRIKGSRIGIETILYEYIYRSRTPEEIAQTYTSLSLEQVYATILYYLHNKETVSDYITDWLEWGHQQRKAQYLNPSPGIVRLRKIKQEKEATKQGSGA is encoded by the coding sequence ATGCAACTAGAAGATTACTTCAATTTCCTAGCACCTGATGATATTCGTATCAAAGGTTCACGGATAGGAATTGAAACAATCCTATACGAGTATATTTATCGTTCTCGAACTCCCGAAGAAATTGCCCAAACTTACACATCTTTGAGTTTAGAACAAGTATACGCAACTATTCTTTATTATTTGCACAACAAAGAAACGGTTAGCGACTATATCACTGACTGGTTGGAGTGGGGACACCAGCAACGCAAAGCACAATATTTAAATCCATCTCCAGGTATTGTTCGCTTGCGAAAAATCAAACAAGAAAAAGAAGCGACAAAGCAGGGTAGTGGTGCTTAA
- a CDS encoding IS4 family transposase codes for MPTKKPRNPDHVRRRNTPLADNEAISEHLKNLLSPAIYAQSAYYRSLGLRDRILNLSLMVAAMLTVIWRQVASVHELTRMLEQEELLWGKAVKVSQQGLSQRFLSFPAELFERVFHDLLPLLKSRWLLREKRTLPAAVKYAKKHFVNIWIADGSTLEALFRKLDSLKDVPQGKLAGKICTVIDLLTRLPVQVWFHTNPLAHDTNFLDDLINIASAKTLLVLDRGFYDFGFFLRLIAKQVDFITRIKSNAVFDVERIFSYDYTLRDRIISFNTEDKHQKILRLRLIEVKQGKTWYAYVTSVLDPQILPPYVVADLYAKRWRIEEAFNTAKRLLGLSYLWTGSVNGVKLQVWATWLFYAVLIDLADAVADEIALPFERISLEMIFRGLYHFNHAYNKGRATDPVLFFAAPENKNLDVVKTIRKEPQTLDLSPFPLPLTIPAFP; via the coding sequence ATGCCAACCAAAAAACCGAGAAACCCTGACCATGTTCGTCGTCGAAACACCCCACTTGCGGATAATGAAGCAATAAGCGAACACTTAAAAAATTTGCTGAGTCCAGCAATATACGCTCAAAGTGCCTATTATCGAAGCCTTGGATTACGCGACCGTATACTTAATCTGTCATTAATGGTTGCAGCGATGTTAACTGTGATTTGGCGGCAAGTAGCATCAGTACATGAACTAACTCGAATGTTGGAGCAGGAGGAATTGTTATGGGGTAAAGCTGTTAAAGTATCACAGCAGGGGTTGTCACAGAGGTTTCTCAGTTTTCCAGCAGAACTATTTGAACGAGTGTTTCACGATTTGTTACCATTGTTGAAATCGCGTTGGCTTCTTCGCGAAAAACGAACCCTACCAGCAGCAGTCAAATATGCCAAGAAGCATTTTGTGAATATATGGATTGCGGACGGGTCAACACTCGAAGCTTTATTTCGTAAATTAGATAGTTTAAAAGATGTTCCACAAGGTAAGTTAGCCGGCAAAATATGTACAGTGATTGATTTGTTAACACGATTACCCGTACAAGTTTGGTTTCATACTAATCCCTTAGCACATGATACTAATTTTCTCGATGATTTAATTAATATTGCTAGTGCTAAAACCTTGCTAGTTCTCGACCGTGGCTTTTATGATTTTGGTTTTTTCTTGCGCTTGATTGCCAAACAGGTTGATTTTATTACTCGCATCAAATCAAATGCAGTATTTGATGTTGAGCGAATTTTCAGCTACGACTACACACTTCGAGACCGGATAATTTCCTTCAACACAGAGGATAAACACCAAAAAATATTACGTTTACGTCTCATTGAAGTCAAGCAAGGCAAGACTTGGTATGCCTATGTTACTTCAGTTTTAGATCCTCAAATTCTTCCACCTTATGTCGTTGCCGATCTTTATGCGAAACGATGGAGAATCGAAGAGGCATTTAATACTGCCAAACGCTTGCTGGGGTTAAGTTATCTCTGGACAGGTTCTGTCAATGGTGTCAAGCTTCAAGTTTGGGCAACTTGGTTATTTTATGCAGTTTTAATCGACCTTGCAGATGCTGTTGCTGATGAAATAGCCCTCCCGTTTGAACGCATTTCTTTAGAGATGATTTTTCGTGGGCTTTACCATTTTAATCATGCTTATAACAAGGGTCGAGCAACCGATCCAGTTTTATTTTTTGCTGCTCCAGAGAACAAAAACCTTGATGTTGTTAAGACAATACGAAAAGAGCCTCAAACCCTTGACTTATCGCCTTTTCCTTTACCCTTGACAATTCCTGCTTTTCCTTAA
- a CDS encoding YegS/Rv2252/BmrU family lipid kinase, with protein MKRSLCLIFNPVAGQGNPEQDLAQIKTILEPVFDIDICLTTVEVGADQLALAAVQRGVDTIVASGGDGTLSAAANAVIGCDIPFGVISRGTANAFANALGIPDTIDSACQTIIQGNTRYVDVADCNGYPMVLLAGIGFEAETVERADREAKNRFGILAYILAGLQELGELENFEVEIETEDKIIKTSACAVTIANAAPQTSVLAQGPAGVIVDDGLLDLTIVAPANKAAAIAATIHLFQTASAGNPVERNDIGYLRGKQFKITTKPPQKVVIDGEMLGTTPVEIKCIPQALKILVPAVEEIVPFEKLDGLPNLVIEVKN; from the coding sequence ATGAAGCGTTCTCTTTGCCTCATCTTTAATCCTGTCGCAGGTCAGGGAAACCCAGAACAAGATTTAGCACAAATCAAGACAATATTAGAGCCAGTATTTGATATCGATATCTGCTTGACGACTGTGGAAGTCGGAGCTGATCAACTAGCACTAGCAGCAGTACAACGGGGTGTTGATACCATCGTTGCTTCCGGTGGGGATGGTACTCTCTCTGCTGCTGCAAATGCTGTTATCGGTTGCGACATTCCCTTTGGTGTCATTTCTAGGGGAACTGCCAACGCTTTTGCGAATGCCTTAGGTATTCCAGATACAATTGACTCTGCCTGCCAGACAATTATCCAAGGGAATACACGCTATGTGGATGTGGCTGATTGTAACGGTTATCCTATGGTTTTATTGGCAGGGATTGGTTTTGAAGCAGAAACGGTGGAACGCGCTGATAGGGAAGCAAAAAACCGCTTTGGTATTCTTGCATACATTCTGGCAGGTTTACAGGAATTAGGAGAATTAGAAAACTTTGAGGTAGAAATTGAAACCGAAGACAAAATTATTAAAACCTCTGCTTGTGCTGTGACTATTGCAAATGCAGCTCCTCAAACTTCCGTATTAGCCCAGGGACCCGCCGGAGTTATTGTGGATGATGGGTTACTAGACTTAACCATCGTTGCACCTGCGAATAAAGCTGCGGCGATCGCTGCGACAATTCATCTTTTCCAAACCGCTTCCGCAGGTAATCCTGTCGAACGAAACGATATTGGCTATCTGCGAGGGAAACAATTTAAAATTACAACCAAGCCACCCCAAAAAGTCGTCATCGATGGAGAAATGCTAGGAACAACACCCGTAGAGATAAAATGTATTCCCCAAGCTTTAAAAATATTGGTTCCCGCAGTCGAGGAAATTGTACCCTTTGAGAAACTCGACGGATTACCCAATCTCGTAATTGAAGTCAAGAATTAA
- a CDS encoding pentapeptide repeat-containing protein gives MHPQKRQGLIFTLAAVLTGATLLVGVVVYLVLRSVEQPRNTSTEISSPSIPNSTEAPVDTELQVIPSKSPNYVVIPTREPAKNLGGVNWQGRNLTQINLSDANLGGANLANTNLSGVNLSGANLSGANLKAANLENANLTNADLRGANLENANITGANLNGTRLDGANLRGIKKVGSEKNP, from the coding sequence ATGCACCCACAAAAGCGTCAAGGTTTAATTTTCACCCTTGCTGCTGTTCTCACAGGAGCAACTTTGTTAGTGGGTGTCGTTGTATACTTAGTATTAAGAAGTGTTGAGCAGCCCCGAAATACCAGCACTGAGATATCAAGTCCATCCATCCCTAACTCCACAGAAGCACCCGTAGATACTGAGCTACAAGTAATACCATCAAAGTCGCCAAATTACGTAGTAATTCCCACTCGTGAACCCGCCAAGAATCTCGGTGGTGTGAATTGGCAGGGCAGAAACTTAACACAAATAAATCTCAGTGACGCAAACCTAGGGGGCGCGAATTTAGCTAATACTAACTTAAGCGGGGTAAATCTGAGCGGAGCAAATTTAAGTGGAGCAAACCTCAAAGCCGCAAACCTGGAAAACGCCAACCTGACTAATGCTGACTTACGGGGTGCAAATTTGGAAAATGCTAACATCACAGGGGCAAACTTAAATGGAACTCGCTTGGATGGGGCAAATTTGCGAGGAATTAAAAAAGTTGGCAGCGAAAAAAATCCGTAA